The nucleotide window ACTGATGGAGAACCCGAGAATCGAACCGGGCACACCGGTGTAAACCGCCACTCGGTTATTGGGTGTGGCGGCGATATAGGCACGTGAGGAGGCGTAGTTTTTCAGCACCAGCCCGACTCCGGTGATGAGAGCGATGGCCAAAAGGACGGCGATAACGGAGAATCGGAGCGTTCGTTTCGTGTGCTTCTTTTGTGCGAGCGAGGTCGCATACTCATGGTCGATATCGATGATGATTGCGCTGATATTATCATTGCCCCCGGCATCGTTGGCCAGTTCGATGAGTTTTTCGGCGCATCGCGACGGATCGATTTCTTTATTGAGAACCTCTTCGATCTCAGTGTCATTGACCGGTCCGAATAATCCGTCGGAGCAAAGAAGCCAGCGATCGCCCCTCAGAGTTTCGTATTCATACGTGTCGACGAGCAGGTTGGGGTCGCTGCCGAGGGCACGCGTGATGACATTGCGCTGCGGATGAACGCGTGCTTCGGCGGCCGATAGGGAACCTGAACGCACCATGGTGGCGACTACGGAGTGATCTTCGGTGACTTGGGTGAGGCGTCCGGAGCGCAAGAGGTAGGCGCGTGAATCGCCGACCTGCGTGAATACGGCTCGTCCGTCTTTGATGATCGCGGCGGTCATGGTGGTTCCCATGCCTTGGTGCCCTATATGTTCCGCGGCGGCCTGGATGATTGCAGCGTTTGCTTTTTTCACCGCGCGCATGAGTGCGTTCACATCGGGTGTGAGCGGTGCGTTCGCCTGAACCTGCTCCACGGCGATATGGCTCGCGATTTCACCGGCCTCGTGTCCACCGAGTCCGTCGGCCACGATGAAAAGCGGGGGAGCCGCTAAAATCGAGTCCTCATTGTGATCTCTGACACGACCGACATTGGTCAGCGCGGCGTACGGGTATAGAGGAGTTTTCGGTGTCATTGTCGGTCAACCACCATTTTTAAAGAGCCTGCTTCAATTCTGTCCCCGGGCCGTAAAGCTTGGGGTGTCCTCACCGGCATTCCGTTGAGGAGCGTTCCGTTCGTCGATCCGAGATCTTCGAGAACCGCACCGTCTTGCACAGGCGTCAAGCGCGCATGCGAACCGGAGAGGAGTTCGTCGTTGACGTGTATGTCATTGCCGGGGGCGCGACCGATGAGGAGTATCGCGTTGAGATTAAACGTCGTTCCCTCGAGAGTGGGCGGACCATCGACGATAGTGACGGTATAGACGGATTGTTTTGATTTGCGTGATCCTTGGGCCAAACCTATCCCGCTCTTTATTGCGAAGAGCAAAAAAAGATAGAGGAGTATGAGGAGGGCGACTCGGCCGGCGAATAAGAGCAAATCAATCACGGCTAGTGTTCCGTTTCTCTATATGCGATGGCGGTTGCGCCCACGGTCACCACATCACCGTCTTTTAAGCGACGGTGGGTGACGGGTTGCCCGTTGAGGAGCGTTCCGTTCGTCGAATCGAGGTCGGCGATTGCCCAGCCGAGGCCTTCCCGTACTATTTCGGCATGCTGCCGGCTCGCTCGCGAGTCTTCGATGAGAATGTCGCAGAGTCCCTTTCGACCGATGACGTAGCGGTCTTGCCCGTTCAATACGAACGGGGGTTGGTTTTTGACCGCGATGGTCGCTGTGGCATTCTGCTGCATTCCCGACGAAGAAATCAAAGCGGTTTCATCATCGGTTGGGCTGCCCACCGGGAAACTACCGCCCAATGAACCGGTCGGGGCGAATGTCGAGGAACGCGGGACGGCGGGAATCGCGTTTTGGCCGCCTCCCACTCCGAACGTGTTATTGAGATAAGGGTCGACGTTGAGACCTCTGTTGTGGCGATTGGCCGCATAGGACGGCTGCTCGGCTTGAATGCGCGGTGCGGAGCTCTTTTTCGGAGCTGCCGGTAACGCATCCGGGCCGAACTCTTCGCGTATGGTTTCTTCGGAAAGAGTTTCGCCTATCACATACACCTCTCCGAGTTTGAAACTGTCATCGACGACGAAAGCGACGATGGGCCGAGTCGACATCAAGTAGTTGTTATTCGATGCATAGGCATGAAGGCGCGTCGCCAGGTCCGATTCGAGCGTTTCGATTAAATCTCCGAGGGTGGCCTCGTCTTTGGGCGAAATCACGACGGTGTAGACGTTGGCGACATAAATCGTGTTCACGCCGAGCTTGCGCGTTTTTTCGACCTCTTTGATGGCGGCTTTTTCAATTTCAGCCGGCTGAAGAGGGGAGCGGAAAAGGCGTGAAAAAGGACGTTCGATTGCGCGTTCCAAGGCACCCTCGACGTTGCTCATGTTGCCCCCTGAATTTTTCTTCGAGCGACTGCTCACGCTTGTTCCTTTCTTCTGCTCATCGATAATGCCCCGACTAGTGCTGTTACTATATACGCTAGTGCGAGAAATAGGTTCATCCACGCGAGGTTGTCCCGGAATAGATGAGGGAACAAACTTTGCAAAGAGGATGAACTCGAAAAGTTCGCCTCAACGGCAAAACAGACCAGCAGCGTGCCGATGCTTGCCACCGCATTCGACTTTCGTGCGATGAAAAACCACCACGAACAGCATATGGGCAGAGCGATTGACGCTATCGCCCACTGTCCGGCGGCCCCCAAAAGCAAAGCGAGCACGAGCCCCGACAAAACCGAACCGAGCCGAGGTGCGATTCCGACCAATGCGCCCAGTATTATACCCACAAGCAGCGGAACCGGTACTCCGTCGGATGTCGCGGCGCCCGCGCCGAGCGCGTGTGAAAGCCGATAGTATCCGAAAAGATGGTACACGGCCGTAGCGGTTATTCCTCCCACCATGATACGCCAAATGGTGAGCCATATGGTTTTTGCGGAAACAATCGATCGGTCTACGGCGCGCTCGCGTTCGAGGCGTGTTTCCTCAAGTCGGTCTTCGTCGGTTTGGTCGTCGGTGAGCTCCTCGACGACACTTTGCAGTTCTTTTCGGCCGATGCGCTCATCTCCGAGGCGGTCGAGCAAAGCTTCGTTGAACTTCTTGATGCCGGGGTATCGGTCTTCCGCGTCGCGTGAAAGCGCTGTTGCAAAAACAGCATCGAGCACCGCATCTCCGGTCTCCAAGAGAGCCGGTTCATCGGTTTCTTGGGCGTGAAGCATCTGCTGAAACGATGCACCGGAACCGGCGACATTCGCATAAGGGCATTCGTCGGTGCAAAGTTCGTACATGACGGCCGCAAAGGCCCACTCATCGGTTTCTTTGCTTGCTGGCTTATCTCTCAATTGTTCGAGCGGCATGTAGCCGATGGTGCCTCCGCCGGCCGAGCCGTGTCCCGTCGTGCCGGAGAGCAATGCGAGTCCGAAGTCGATGATTTTGACGCGTCCATCGTGATTGATGAGGATATTGCGCGGTTTGATGTCGAGGTGGAGGACACCGTTTTTGTGTGCATGGATGAGAGCCGAGCCGATTGATTTTGCCAGGGAGGCGATGGTGTCGTCGTTGAGCGCGCTGCTCGGAATATCGGCGAGCGTGATGCCGTCGATATACTCCATGATGAGATAGGCTCCCTCATGATTCGATACGAAGTCATAGACGGTTGCAATGTTGGGGTGGGTCAGCATCGCCGCGGTGCGTGCCTCCGCAAGGCCGAGGGAATCTTTCGAGGTGGTCTGTGCATCGGCGGGGCTCAGGGGGATTTCTTTGATGGCTACGCGACGCTTAAGCTGTTCGTCCCAAGCGGAAAAGACGGTGCCGTAGCCGCCTGAACCTAGTGTCTCAAGCGGACGATATCGGCCGAGGATGAGTTCCTCAGGCTGAAGCAAGAGGGCGTCGGCTGCGTCTCTGCGGGCGGTTTCGCGGGAAAGGGCCGTATCGGAATATTTTCTTGTGGCGACCATAGGGGTAATTCTACCTAAAAAGCGGTCATCAGACAGAAAACCCACAGCAGTGTTGGCATTTTGTTGTTTGGAATGTTACTATCAAACGGCGTTTTTTGTGGTTGTTTCAGGGTATCATTCTCTTGGCGACCATTCATATCGGCGGGTGTGGCGGAACGGCAGACGCGCATGGTTCAGGTCCATGTGGGGGAAACCCTGTAGGAGTTCAAATCTCCTCACCCGCACCATCTCATTCAATGACTCGCCGATGGTTTTCCAATCGGGAATCGAGTTTTCAAAATTTCCGATATCACTGCCTAAACCGTTTGAGAAAGGGAAGAATCATGGAACTCAAAGGTTCAATCACAGAGGCTAACCTCCAAACCGCATTCGCAGGAGAGTCGCAAGCCCGCAACAAATACACCTATTATTCAGGCCAGGCTCTCAAGGACGGGTTCGTTCAAATCTCGAAGTTCTTTGATGAGACCGCGCACAACGAGATGGCTCACGCGAAAATTTGGTTCAAGATTTTACACGGCGGCTCAGTGCCGGCCACGAGGGTTGCGCTTGAAGACGCCGCCAAAGGTGAGCACTTCGAGTGGACGGAAATGTATCCGCGTTTTGCAAAGACGGCCCATGAAGAGGGATTCGATGCTATCGCGGTGCTTTTCGAAGAGGTTGCTAAAATTGAAAAGGAACACGAGGTTCGCTATTTGAACTTACGCGCGAATGTCGATAACGGTGAAGTATTCGCAAAACCGGAGATAGTGGTGTGGCGTTGCGAAAACTGCGGACACCTACACATCGGCAAAGAGGCGCCCGAGGAGTGCCCCGTGTGCAGTCATCCGAAGGCGCACTTCGAGCTTATTGCGAAGAACTACTAGACGAGGGCTTATATCCGATCTGCTCGGCCATACTTTTTGCATCTTGCGATTTTTCGAGTGCGGTTTCCGCTGATATCTTTTTCTCTTTGAAGAGTTGGCGCAGGCTGTGATCGAGCGTCGCCATTCCGATGTTACCCCCGGATTGGATGATGCTTAGCATCTGGTGAGTCTTTCCTTCACGGATCAGGTTCCCGATGGCCGGAATTCCGAGCATGATTTCTTGGGCGAGTACGCGTCCTTTTCCATCGGAGGTTTCGCAGAGGACTTGGGACAGAACACCGAGCAGGGTGCCGGAGAGTTGCATGCGAATTTGGTTTTGTTGCGCAGGAGGGAAGACATCGATTATACGGTCGATGGTTTCAGGCCCTCCGATTGTATGAAGCGTTCCGAAGACGAGGTGGCCGGTTTCAGCAGCGGTGATCGCCGCTGAAATGGTTTCGAGGTCGCGCATCTCACCGACAAGGATGACGTCGGGGTCTTGGCGTAGCACATGTTTGAGCGCTGCGGCGAAGCTCTCAGTGTCTTCTCCGATTTCACGCTGGTTGACTAAAGCTTTTTTGTTCTGATGTATGAACTCGATGGGGTCTTCCATCGTGACGATATGAACGGCTTTCGTTTCGTTGATGTAATCGATCATCGCCGCGAGCGTCGTTGATTTTCCCGAGCCGGTAGGTCCGGTTACGAGAACGAGACCGCGGGGCTTATCGGCCAGATCCGTACATACTTGCGGTAAGCCGAGTTGTTTTATGGTGGGAATGCCGAAGGGGATGGTACGTAAAACGGCGCCCATCGCTCCGCGTTGCCTGAACACGTTGACGCGGAATCGTGATTTCCCGGGAAGCGAATAAGAAAGATCCGATTCGAACGTTTCCTCATACTCTCGAAGACGTTTTTCGGGGATGATGGGGACGATTACCTTGACGGTATCGTCGCCGTAAAATTTCGGATGGCCTTCGAGTTCGAACAGGCGGCCGTTCACGCGGACACGGGGGGCCGACCCGTTGCTGATATGCAAGTCGGATGCGCCCATTTCAAGCATGGTGATTAAAAGCTCATCCATAGAGGGCAGGCGTTCTCCGCTGCGCGAGAGTCCGGGCGACTCGAGCATGACATGGTCGGCCTTTGGTTTGCTTGCAGTCAAAGTATACCCGTTGGTCAGCCAAGAGATGAACTCCGAAGCTTCCGCCGATTCGCACCAGAGGGCGTGAGAGTTCTTTGCGAGACTCGCGCCGTTTGCATGTCCTTGCGTGGCGAAAAAAATGACTTTGGCATCGTGGGCGGTTGCAGCGTTGCAAATGTCGTCAAGAAAAGAATCCGCGTCGAGCATCGAGAGATCCACGGCGACATGGTCCGGCTTCAACATGCTGATGGCCCCTGGTGCACGCGTGGGCGCCGGCACCTGGAATACTTCGGAGTCCGGAGCGGCTTTTACGAGGTCGTTTTGGAGGGTACTTTGAAATTTTTGGTTGTCAGAGACGACCAAAAGACGAAATTCAGGCATTATTTCTCCGATTATTCAGTAGGACTTCTCTCGTTATTTCGAGCCGTCGTTGATTTTCAGGGTGCGGGTTAAGGTGCCGTCGGTGACGGTTGCCGAGGCGGCGCCGATCGATTTGACGGACCACGTCGTTTTACCGATGGTTTCGCCGACTTTCGCCTCATATGTTGTTCCGCCGACCACGAATACGGCGACTTTTTTGCCGTTGCTCGTGCCGACGCCTTCAAGCGGTGGCGGTCCATACGAAGAAGTCGAGTCGTTCGCTCCCGCAACCGAGGTCGCTCCCGTGGGCTTGGCGGTTTGAGGTGGCGTCACGGTAACTCCGTTGGCCGCATGTTCGTCGATATCGAGTGCATCCTCGATAGTCACGATGTAGTTCTTATTGATTGCGCTCGAGCTGTCCCCAACGCGCGGACCTTTGACCGGCTCCATGATGTTTCGGCCCGAACGATAGTAATCCCAATTTTCGAGATCTTGACCGAGCGCGTCACTCTGAGAAGCGGAAGTGTCGGTTTCATCTTGTAGGGAACTTGCCGTTTTCGTGCTCTCCGTGCTCGTGGTTTCCACCGATGTCTTGGTACCCGGAGCGGGGATGACCGTGACGTTGTCATTTTGTGCGGTAACCGCATGCTGTGCACGATATAAAACGACACCTGCGGGAATAATGAGCGCCAGCAGGCAAACCACACCGAAAACCGCCCAAATCACTGCGCGCTTGGTGCCGTCGGGGCTCTTTTCGCCTTCGTCGTTTTCGACAAGTTCATTTTCCGGCGGTGCCGGCGTAGTATCTTTGTCGGATTCGATGTCAGGAACCGTATTCGTTCCATCGTCGGTCGACGGTGCTGATTCCTCGATGAGATCATGTTCATTGGTCATGGCTACTTGGCACCTCCTTGAGTCGTTGCGGCACTCGTCGATGCCGCGGCGGTGGATGCGCTCGCCGCTGATAAGACGGATGATTGGGGGATATAGTAAATTTGCACTTTGATGATGGTTTTCACCGGGTATGCTTCCGGGTCCCAGTGTTTCGCAACCCTGTTGGGGACGGCGCTTCCACCTCGGATACCGGTTAATCGAGTGAAAGCGACATTGGTGACGCGCACTTGGCGATTCATATCGCGAAGGTCGCGCAAGAAAGACAGGGTATCGAGCCAGCCACCTTCGAGAGAAATCTCCGTATCCCATGAGAGGTACTTCATGCCCACGGTCGTAACCGGATCGGTGTTCGTGATGTTTACCATCCAGTGGTTGTTTTCATAGGCTATGTTCTGTATTTGGCGCAAAACATCCGAAAGCTGGGCGCTCTCCGGTATCTCGGCCTTTTGGTTGGCGGTATCGATTGCGAGCTGGCCGCTCTCTTTTGCGAGCTGTGTCCTTTTGGCAAGCAAAGTCCGTGCGGCCAAGAGGTCTGCCTGGGCGTTGAGTTTTTCTTGCTTGAGGACTGTAGATTTTTTATATTGAGGGTAGAGGGTGCCCGCGACGACGCCGAGAACGATCAAAAAACAACCTGCGAGAACCAGTGCCACTTTGATACGAGGAGAAAGTTTCATTATCTCGTAGCCCCCCCAGTGGCCGTTGCGGCCTTATCCGTCCAAAGGTGCGTGTCCCCGCCGGTGTCGATCGTTAATTTCAGGTCGCCGGTGATGCTGAACTGGTCGACGACATCGGGGAAGTTGTCTTGTATGGCCGCCGAATAAAGAGAATCGGAACCCTCGTAGTTGTTGTACGCATCAGTCATCGCACCTTTACTCAGCCAAAGATTGTGTACTATCGGTGCTTCTCCGAGCGAATCCATCGCGTTGGCGACGCCCTTCCAATCCTTATCGGTCGGGTTGCCACCGGTATCTTCCACGACACCGTTGAGGGACATGCCCATTAGGGCGTCGAACGACATATTCTCGATTGAAACGGTCGAAGGCAAGTATTTGGTTACGGCCAATCCGCACAAATAGGGATCCATGCGCTGGGCGAGTGCTTGATTGACTATTGTTTCACGCGCGGTGAAGGTTTTCTTCGCGTCTTCATATTTTTTGAGTTTTGCGGCCTGGGCTTTCGTGT belongs to Coriobacteriia bacterium and includes:
- a CDS encoding Stp1/IreP family PP2C-type Ser/Thr phosphatase, with protein sequence MTPKTPLYPYAALTNVGRVRDHNEDSILAAPPLFIVADGLGGHEAGEIASHIAVEQVQANAPLTPDVNALMRAVKKANAAIIQAAAEHIGHQGMGTTMTAAIIKDGRAVFTQVGDSRAYLLRSGRLTQVTEDHSVVATMVRSGSLSAAEARVHPQRNVITRALGSDPNLLVDTYEYETLRGDRWLLCSDGLFGPVNDTEIEEVLNKEIDPSRCAEKLIELANDAGGNDNISAIIIDIDHEYATSLAQKKHTKRTLRFSVIAVLLAIALITGVGLVLKNYASSRAYIAATPNNRVAVYTGVPGSILGFSISALSTESTFTVDMLPPIEQQNVSSEETFDSREAAMSRLHRYQENLQAPK
- a CDS encoding FHA domain-containing protein, giving the protein MIDLLLFAGRVALLILLYLFLLFAIKSGIGLAQGSRKSKQSVYTVTIVDGPPTLEGTTFNLNAILLIGRAPGNDIHVNDELLSGSHARLTPVQDGAVLEDLGSTNGTLLNGMPVRTPQALRPGDRIEAGSLKMVVDRQ
- a CDS encoding DUF3662 and FHA domain-containing protein; amino-acid sequence: MSSRSKKNSGGNMSNVEGALERAIERPFSRLFRSPLQPAEIEKAAIKEVEKTRKLGVNTIYVANVYTVVISPKDEATLGDLIETLESDLATRLHAYASNNNYLMSTRPIVAFVVDDSFKLGEVYVIGETLSEETIREEFGPDALPAAPKKSSAPRIQAEQPSYAANRHNRGLNVDPYLNNTFGVGGGQNAIPAVPRSSTFAPTGSLGGSFPVGSPTDDETALISSSGMQQNATATIAVKNQPPFVLNGQDRYVIGRKGLCDILIEDSRASRQHAEIVREGLGWAIADLDSTNGTLLNGQPVTHRRLKDGDVVTVGATAIAYRETEH
- a CDS encoding serine/threonine protein kinase, with the protein product MVATRKYSDTALSRETARRDAADALLLQPEELILGRYRPLETLGSGGYGTVFSAWDEQLKRRVAIKEIPLSPADAQTTSKDSLGLAEARTAAMLTHPNIATVYDFVSNHEGAYLIMEYIDGITLADIPSSALNDDTIASLAKSIGSALIHAHKNGVLHLDIKPRNILINHDGRVKIIDFGLALLSGTTGHGSAGGGTIGYMPLEQLRDKPASKETDEWAFAAVMYELCTDECPYANVAGSGASFQQMLHAQETDEPALLETGDAVLDAVFATALSRDAEDRYPGIKKFNEALLDRLGDERIGRKELQSVVEELTDDQTDEDRLEETRLERERAVDRSIVSAKTIWLTIWRIMVGGITATAVYHLFGYYRLSHALGAGAATSDGVPVPLLVGIILGALVGIAPRLGSVLSGLVLALLLGAAGQWAIASIALPICCSWWFFIARKSNAVASIGTLLVCFAVEANFSSSSSLQSLFPHLFRDNLAWMNLFLALAYIVTALVGALSMSRRKEQA
- a CDS encoding rubrerythrin family protein; protein product: MMELKGSITEANLQTAFAGESQARNKYTYYSGQALKDGFVQISKFFDETAHNEMAHAKIWFKILHGGSVPATRVALEDAAKGEHFEWTEMYPRFAKTAHEEGFDAIAVLFEEVAKIEKEHEVRYLNLRANVDNGEVFAKPEIVVWRCENCGHLHIGKEAPEECPVCSHPKAHFELIAKNY
- a CDS encoding type IV pilus twitching motility protein PilT; the protein is MDELLITMLEMGASDLHISNGSAPRVRVNGRLFELEGHPKFYGDDTVKVIVPIIPEKRLREYEETFESDLSYSLPGKSRFRVNVFRQRGAMGAVLRTIPFGIPTIKQLGLPQVCTDLADKPRGLVLVTGPTGSGKSTTLAAMIDYINETKAVHIVTMEDPIEFIHQNKKALVNQREIGEDTESFAAALKHVLRQDPDVILVGEMRDLETISAAITAAETGHLVFGTLHTIGGPETIDRIIDVFPPAQQNQIRMQLSGTLLGVLSQVLCETSDGKGRVLAQEIMLGIPAIGNLIREGKTHQMLSIIQSGGNIGMATLDHSLRQLFKEKKISAETALEKSQDAKSMAEQIGYKPSSSSSSQ
- the pilO gene encoding type 4a pilus biogenesis protein PilO; the encoded protein is MKLSPRIKVALVLAGCFLIVLGVVAGTLYPQYKKSTVLKQEKLNAQADLLAARTLLAKRTQLAKESGQLAIDTANQKAEIPESAQLSDVLRQIQNIAYENNHWMVNITNTDPVTTVGMKYLSWDTEISLEGGWLDTLSFLRDLRDMNRQVRVTNVAFTRLTGIRGGSAVPNRVAKHWDPEAYPVKTIIKVQIYYIPQSSVLSAASASTAAASTSAATTQGGAK